CCCGCAGCGATCGAATCAAGTCGCGCACCACCATCTTTGATTTCCTCTTCGTGGGTCACCGTCTTGTCCTCTTGCGTAAAAATGCGTCCTATCCTCCGTGTAAGGTAGATATAAACAATATCGTGTCGCCTGAATTTATCTTATAATTGCTCTCGCCCtgaaaattttcataaaattaccGTTATCGATATTAACTTCTTCATTTCTtctaataaaattgtaatttacttcttgtaatttgtttctttttaataagATAAAAATGTAAGACGAAACGTATATCAAGACGATAGAAATGCAACGACATAAATGCAAGTACCGCAAAAATGGAGCGAAAAGAAGATAGAACAAGGAATAGCAGTGCGATCGAAGCATACGAAACCTCGGGAAACGTCGGTATTATCATAATAATGGCTGAAACCATCATCCTTTCCGCGTCTGCTCTCCGACTCCCCAATAGCTCGCTTCTCGAGGCTTCTTTCTTTCCTCGAACGCGCTTAAGGAAGCGGAGTCTAATAGCGGTCGAGTTTTgtacatttacaaatttaaaatgATAATTCTGCCGTGGGTGTGGCAAGCCTTCAAGATCATTTGCGCCCTTTCACCTTTTCTCTCTTACTTTCCATCCTGCAGTTACAGTCCAAACCAACCACTTCACAATAGGTCCAAAAGTTCCACGATGGAATATTCTCACTAGACGTTTGTCAATTGTTCAGAAACAGATACCTTACCCCATCTCGATTACCATCAACGCGTTATTGCCATCTCACAGGGCTACTTTTTATAGTTTCTCGTGTAAAtagaaggaaaataaaaaagagaaattgaaaaatcgTGTACATTCGCGTAACACGTAGAAGTGTCTGGATATTATAGCTGGTATTAGTAATGCACTATTAATTTGAAATGTTATTGAGAACAATTTTTTTAAGTATGATGCGAATAATTTTATGCTTACCAATAATTCCCAATCGGTGTCATTTACAAGTACCAAAATTCCTGGTCGCCTATGAACATAAAATAGTGCATAAAATAAACGTGTCATGTACCATACTATTTGTATATATCTAGGACGCAAAAATGTTTACATGTATGAATGAATGAGTTATCTCTGTAGTTGTAACTCCATTAATGTGAACTATGCTGCCCTCTCTATTAAAACCGGGAAACTCGTAAGGTGCCATGTTGATCTTATATATCATAGAATTGGCAAGTACGAATTAATACAATAACGTATTGTGTTTGTAGTAAGAAGTACGAGGTACAACACGCGTGCCGGAGTATCAATTGGTGAAACATTTTAAACAATTACTTGAAATGGTTCTACCGTTAACGTAAAAATATGATATGATTTAATAACTTACACGGTGTCTCCTTGCATAAAAAGTTCCGGTCGTTCTTTTAGAAGGTTATCTTTTATCCAGAAAAGTAACTTTTGTATAGTCCCTATAAAATTTCACATCacgaattaatattttacactGGGAGAAATTTTATAGAACTTACATTCGTTTCCAGGTAAGTTCACAGAatgctttttctttttgtcgaaAAGTAATTCTGCCCCGCCtctgaaattatttaataattcgatatacatacatgtatattgttACAATCGCAAGAAAAGTTAGGTTAAGTATCGATTCGATATTACCCGAATTCAATGGTCACGGGAATACTGCTACTTTCGATAGacatgtttttttttatttttcgtaaaattatgCCGCCTTACAGtattattagttattattatatagTTACAAGCAAAATATCGTTCACTGCGCATAGAAACAACATAAACGACATTACAACTCCGTTCCACGTTCCTTCTATTCAACTGATCAGTAGTGTATGCATGTTGCAAAATAGAAATTTCCGAATGCaagatttaatttaaaaaagagtTATACATTGTAATAATTCCATCTCTTCatcgatattttataatttgcaaAAGTTTGTCTACAAATCTTCGCAATTGTTAATCTTATAatattatgtatcgggaaatcGAAAGAAACAATCATTctattgatataaaaatatttgcttgttatgaatatgtatattaatatcaGTAATATCAATAACAAGTAttcataagaaataaaatttatgccAAACGTAATGTAAAAGGCAGAATGTAGAGCAGGTACCTCTTAAATGCAATACAAAGTACACTCCTGTGTATTCGTGGGTCATTAGCCTTAATAATTATGAGTTTAATTGCGTGGTGAAGGTTGTGTTATACATGATTAACACCAATTGATATAGAAATAAAGTTTGTTagttgaaaataatatttaaaaacgtAATTATTGTTAAACGAATATGGAATAAATGGTGTGCATTTGATAAAAATGTAGACTGTACAGATGGACTGAAGTGCAGGTGCGATCAGCGGCAGCTGTAATGGCGGTCGTCGGAAAAGTGCAATCGCAGGCGTTAAATATCTAAAAAACAAAGTGGCGCAAATCGAATACCCGTTCGCATTATTTTAAACTTTTTATccttgtataattttatataattgtaaTACGTTTTCTGCGTTCAGTATCAACTTGCACAATGTCGCAAAGAAATGAACATACTTCGGATGAAACTGAGTCAGAAATGCATGCGAAAAATCACAATAAAGAACAATCGAAATGTGAAACAAGCATGTTAAACAATGAAACAGAACAACCTATGTTGGAGGATGAAGAAATGCCAACGTATATCAGTGTGTCTACTCCATCGAAGCGTGAAGATTCAGATATCAGTAATACAAAACAAGTGGACAGAATACCAATAGAGGAAGACCACAGTCGAAGTCCTTATCCTAGTGATGATCAAGGAGGAGGCAGTATCTATGTACTGTCTTCTGGTGAAGAAAGTACTCATCCATACAATGATGAAGAGAGTAATCATCCATACAACGATGAAGAGGAAGATGAATATGCAGATAGTGAAggtaagtaaataataaaacctCATTTCTACATTgcaatatatatacatgtatgtatgcaGATATGGATGAAATGGATCTTGAAAATGATCGTGAAAATGCAATGATAGATGAGGAGGAAgaagatgatgatgatgatgatgacgaagGAAACCTTTTGAGACTAcataacgacgacgacgaagataTTGAGACAGAATATGATCTGGAATGCTTTGATAGAGTATCTGATGATTTTGTCTTAAACAAAAGATTAAAGCAACATCATAAAGAGAGGAGTTTATCATTACAAGATTTAAGCATTTCAAAAAACAATGTTCATTCGTCACATAATAAAAAAAGACATAGCATGAACATTTTCAGACATAATTATTTAGGTATGCAGCAAAATCCAATGCCATATCCTATTGCACAAAAAAAGCAAATGATGTCAGTTAAATATCAACATGTGGAAAGTAAAGTGAAACAGTACATAAAAGGTATAAAAGAACAAACTAGAAGATCTATGGAAAAGCGTATTAAAGAGCAAGAATTTATAATGAATAAAAATCATGCAAGTAATGAAAGTAAGAAATATGTTTATCGAATTATATTTGAATTGAAATACTCATATTAGGAAAATATATTCGATGTCTATTATAGTTGTTATGATCTGAAATGTctttacataattcaataaagtacTGGGCTGCATTATGGTATTTAGACAAACAAACACTAGAGAATATGGTTCACCATGAAAGCTTATAAGCATAAAAGTCCGACAAGACTGGTCATGGCTACTGCACACATCCCATTCAAAAAATATAGATTAAAATGTGTAGACCCGGTACAAACGCAAACTAATCTAATCACCATGAAGCACTATAACATGTACGATAGACGATTGTTTGTCACAACGAATGTACCCATCAATCGTGTGCGGCACGATCTTTCTTGAATTTTGGCGGCGATATTATCTATATTTTCTGAATGGAGCATTTTCAGAAGATGTGGCCATCCTTGTTGGGCTCTGCCACTTATAAGCTTTCCAATAATATGCCATACTCTCCAGTGAGCATTGGCCTAAATGCTATAACATAGTCAAATATTGTTTGTGACATTCTTGTATGTGAATGAATAACCAAGTTCTAAGGCAAATACGTAATTAATGTAAACTATAACTTTTACTTTTTGCTTATAGACAATGACACTGAGCAATTGAAAGCAAGAGTTAATAAAACCATAAAAGATTATGCTGAGAAAGCTATTCAAAATTTACAACGTGATGAAGCTGAAAACGataatttaatatacaatacagcacaaatattggaaaatggagaaaataataaaatctcTAACAGAATTATTGAAAATGATTATAAACATATTCGAAAGGACACTGAATACAATGATATACCAAATGAGAAACGAGTGCAGAATTCCGATGATAAATTAGAAAAACGAAATGGTTCAGTAGATGTCAATATCCGTCATATCGAATATCAAAATGCTTTAGATAGAAATATGAGATTCGGTAGCATAAATCAACCTTCTCTAATTAATGGACATCAGACAACGCCCacatttattaatttacgtACGTTAAGCTATGAAGAATACATGCATAGTGCCTCTAATATGGAACAGAGAGAAGAATTATCTGAAGAAAGACAAGAAAAAATGAACGAAACagaaatatataatgaagcAGAAATGATTAGTTCACGAGAAATTGATAACAATATTAACTGTCCTTTAAAAATTGCAAACGTTAAAAGTATCCGCATAATAGAAGATGAACCAGAAAacttaaattttacaaaaattaatacAGCTGACAGAATAAATGCAGAGAACACTGAAATAATAGAGTTGAAAACTCAACTCAATGAGAAAGACgcacaatttattaatttacgaGATGCCTACCAAAAGGTATTggcagaaaatataaaaatgaaacaagAATTGGATAATCTAAAAAAATCTTTAGCAAAATATGAGGATCAGAATAAAACATGTGAAATGAAAACTGCATCTGTACAAACTGAAATAGTTTCAGAATCTACTTCTAATCAAGATACTGTAACTTCAGGAGaaacaaacaataaaatatCCACTAGTAGTGTTGCATCTACAGCAAGTTCTACTGATCAATGGGCAGATAGTGCTTATAGCCCAGCTATATCCATTAAGCTCCCTGATTTGACACCAATTCTTAATTCTGATGATAGCATTATACTCACTGATGGGACTACTCCAAGAAAAATAGCACATCCATTATCTCGAACATTTATCACTTCATCTCGAATTTTGCAAACACTTTCGAATATAACCCAAGGGAAGACAAAAGTTGAAAGTCCTTTAGTAAGAAATATCAAAAAACGATTAAATGAAAATTCCACAGATCAGATATCAAATATAGAATGTAATTCTCCAATCCATGCATCAAGttccaaaaaaagaaaagctaCAGAAATGCTTGATACATCTACTTCTGTTCAACCTTTCAAAATACCTCATACAACTGTAGAATCTGAGAGAAAAAATAGTACTGATACAACTGATGTAGAATTTAAATATTCTGAGGAACATGTAATGTCAAAATCAGAACAAATAGAAGATACATCGGTCAATAAAGATATTAATGGTTCTACATCTGCAGAAAATAAGATAGAACAGACAGATGATCATGAGGACAgtgtaaaatgtttcatatacaGGGAAGATGAAAATAGCAAAAATAGAAGTTTCTTAATTCAGGCAGAAGAACCTATAAAAGATGGATTAGATAATGAAAAAAATCGCATTCAAGAATGTGGTCCATATTTATTGGGTAATCTTGAAGTAAGAATGTCTGAAATAAATGGAACGATTAGTGTTTGGGGTAAAGAAGTAGATCATGAATCTACAAGCGATAACGAAGATGATATGGAAGTCTGTGTAAAATCAACTGAACAGAGGATGTGTCAGACTTGGCAGAATACATCACAAACGAGATTTAATGGAAGTCCGCTTGTGTGTTCAACTAATAAAAAGCAGAAAGTTCCAAACAAATTCAATAGGTCCAATATTCCTCAATGTTGTCATTCTTTATCATTAAATTCAATAAAGGCATCATCATCAATAGAAGATGTAAGTGACAAAAGACATACGAGTAATTCTCTCAGCCCAAATATTTGTGTTCCTTCTTGTGAAAATTGTAATTCTTCAAAATATCGTCAAGAGTGGCCAACATGTAAAGATACATCGAGTTCACAAGAAAAATTACATTCCTGT
This portion of the Bombus affinis isolate iyBomAffi1 chromosome 1, iyBomAffi1.2, whole genome shotgun sequence genome encodes:
- the LOC126928814 gene encoding ubiquitin-related modifier 1; amino-acid sequence: MSIESSSIPVTIEFGGGAELLFDKKKKHSVNLPGNEWTIQKLLFWIKDNLLKERPELFMQGDTVRPGILVLVNDTDWELLGESNYKINSGDTILFISTLHGG
- the LOC126926516 gene encoding MATH and LRR domain-containing protein PFE0570w-like isoform X3; protein product: MSQRNEHTSDETESEMHAKNHNKEQSKCETSMLNNETEQPMLEDEEMPTYISVSTPSKREDSDISNTKQVDRIPIEEDHSRSPYPSDDQGGGSIYVLSSGEESTHPYNDEESNHPYNDEEEDEYADSEDMDEMDLENDRENAMIDEEEEDDDDDDDEGNLLRLHNDDDEDIETEYDLECFDRVSDDFVLNKRLKQHHKERSLSLQDLSISKNNVHSSHNKKRHSMNIFRHNYLGMQQNPMPYPIAQKKQMMSVKYQHVESKVKQYIKDNDTEQLKARVNKTIKDYAEKAIQNLQRDEAENDNLIYNTAQILENGENNKISNRIIENDYKHIRKDTEYNDIPNEKRVQNSDDKLEKRNGSVDVNIRHIEYQNALDRNMRFGSINQPSLINGHQTTPTFINLRTLSYEEYMHSASNMEQREELSEERQEKMNETEIYNEAEMISSREIDNNINCPLKIANVKSIRIIEDEPENLNFTKINTADRINAENTEIIELKTQLNEKDAQFINLRDAYQKVLAENIKMKQELDNLKKSLAKYEDQNKTCEMKTASVQTEIVSESTSNQDTVTSGETNNKISTSSVASTASSTDQWADSAYSPAISIKLPDLTPILNSDDSIILTDGTTPRKIAHPLSRTFITSSRILQTLSNITQGKTKVESPLVRNIKKRLNENSTDQISNIECNSPIHASSSKKRKATEMLDTSTSVQPFKIPHTTVESERKNSTDTTDVEFKYSEEHVMSKSEQIEDTSVNKDINGSTSAENKIEQTDDHEDSVKCFIYREDENSKNRSFLIQAEEPIKDGLDNEKNRIQECGPYLLGNLEVRMSEINGTISVWGKEVDHESTSDNEDDMEVCVKSTEQRMCQTWQNTSQTRFNGSPLVCSTNKKQKVPNKFNRSNIPQCCHSLSLNSIKASSSIEDVSDKRHTSNSLSPNICVPSCENCNSSKYRQEWPTCKDTSSSQEKLHSCCTHHIEVTDKGCSCGLYHETQKHDVSLKHCKDKFHNNGIRRDSYKNTFTPDSKNHLHENCMDATTEMSKVTCKYHACRCSLQNVVDNSPGSKYCNPVRDISYTCKSSLDNINIHEHSDKHICNHSPSHDDDEEALIPIKRSNETPETRQRRLSGKRVRGILMDLLKGCGDCRNNSTVSLSKSGFRKGTPSMTNGPPQIKISSPTFGPTCSTSTQCNDRCCHAYARRIESQLEEFRLEMERVRSRSDAILDMLNMLHSVDMN
- the LOC126926516 gene encoding MATH and LRR domain-containing protein PFE0570w-like isoform X2, giving the protein MSQRNEHTSDETESEMHAKNHNKEQSKCETSMLNNETEQPMLEDEEMPTYISVSTPSKREDSDISNTKQVDRIPIEEDHSRSPYPSDDQGGGSIYVLSSGEESTHPYNDEESNHPYNDEEEDEYADSEDEEEEDDDDDDDEGNLLRLHNDDDEDIETEYDLECFDRVSDDFVLNKRLKQHHKERSLSLQDLSISKNNVHSSHNKKRHSMNIFRHNYLGMQQNPMPYPIAQKKQMMSVKYQHVESKVKQYIKGIKEQTRRSMEKRIKEQEFIMNKNHASNENNDTEQLKARVNKTIKDYAEKAIQNLQRDEAENDNLIYNTAQILENGENNKISNRIIENDYKHIRKDTEYNDIPNEKRVQNSDDKLEKRNGSVDVNIRHIEYQNALDRNMRFGSINQPSLINGHQTTPTFINLRTLSYEEYMHSASNMEQREELSEERQEKMNETEIYNEAEMISSREIDNNINCPLKIANVKSIRIIEDEPENLNFTKINTADRINAENTEIIELKTQLNEKDAQFINLRDAYQKVLAENIKMKQELDNLKKSLAKYEDQNKTCEMKTASVQTEIVSESTSNQDTVTSGETNNKISTSSVASTASSTDQWADSAYSPAISIKLPDLTPILNSDDSIILTDGTTPRKIAHPLSRTFITSSRILQTLSNITQGKTKVESPLVRNIKKRLNENSTDQISNIECNSPIHASSSKKRKATEMLDTSTSVQPFKIPHTTVESERKNSTDTTDVEFKYSEEHVMSKSEQIEDTSVNKDINGSTSAENKIEQTDDHEDSVKCFIYREDENSKNRSFLIQAEEPIKDGLDNEKNRIQECGPYLLGNLEVRMSEINGTISVWGKEVDHESTSDNEDDMEVCVKSTEQRMCQTWQNTSQTRFNGSPLVCSTNKKQKVPNKFNRSNIPQCCHSLSLNSIKASSSIEDVSDKRHTSNSLSPNICVPSCENCNSSKYRQEWPTCKDTSSSQEKLHSCCTHHIEVTDKGCSCGLYHETQKHDVSLKHCKDKFHNNGIRRDSYKNTFTPDSKNHLHENCMDATTEMSKVTCKYHACRCSLQNVVDNSPGSKYCNPVRDISYTCKSSLDNINIHEHSDKHICNHSPSHDDDEEALIPIKRSNETPETRQRRLSGKRVRGILMDLLKGCGDCRNNSTVSLSKSGFRKGTPSMTNGPPQIKISSPTFGPTCSTSTQCNDRCCHAYARRIESQLEEFRLEMERVRSRSDAILDMLNMLHSVDMN
- the LOC126926516 gene encoding MATH and LRR domain-containing protein PFE0570w-like isoform X1, with translation MSQRNEHTSDETESEMHAKNHNKEQSKCETSMLNNETEQPMLEDEEMPTYISVSTPSKREDSDISNTKQVDRIPIEEDHSRSPYPSDDQGGGSIYVLSSGEESTHPYNDEESNHPYNDEEEDEYADSEDMDEMDLENDRENAMIDEEEEDDDDDDDEGNLLRLHNDDDEDIETEYDLECFDRVSDDFVLNKRLKQHHKERSLSLQDLSISKNNVHSSHNKKRHSMNIFRHNYLGMQQNPMPYPIAQKKQMMSVKYQHVESKVKQYIKGIKEQTRRSMEKRIKEQEFIMNKNHASNENNDTEQLKARVNKTIKDYAEKAIQNLQRDEAENDNLIYNTAQILENGENNKISNRIIENDYKHIRKDTEYNDIPNEKRVQNSDDKLEKRNGSVDVNIRHIEYQNALDRNMRFGSINQPSLINGHQTTPTFINLRTLSYEEYMHSASNMEQREELSEERQEKMNETEIYNEAEMISSREIDNNINCPLKIANVKSIRIIEDEPENLNFTKINTADRINAENTEIIELKTQLNEKDAQFINLRDAYQKVLAENIKMKQELDNLKKSLAKYEDQNKTCEMKTASVQTEIVSESTSNQDTVTSGETNNKISTSSVASTASSTDQWADSAYSPAISIKLPDLTPILNSDDSIILTDGTTPRKIAHPLSRTFITSSRILQTLSNITQGKTKVESPLVRNIKKRLNENSTDQISNIECNSPIHASSSKKRKATEMLDTSTSVQPFKIPHTTVESERKNSTDTTDVEFKYSEEHVMSKSEQIEDTSVNKDINGSTSAENKIEQTDDHEDSVKCFIYREDENSKNRSFLIQAEEPIKDGLDNEKNRIQECGPYLLGNLEVRMSEINGTISVWGKEVDHESTSDNEDDMEVCVKSTEQRMCQTWQNTSQTRFNGSPLVCSTNKKQKVPNKFNRSNIPQCCHSLSLNSIKASSSIEDVSDKRHTSNSLSPNICVPSCENCNSSKYRQEWPTCKDTSSSQEKLHSCCTHHIEVTDKGCSCGLYHETQKHDVSLKHCKDKFHNNGIRRDSYKNTFTPDSKNHLHENCMDATTEMSKVTCKYHACRCSLQNVVDNSPGSKYCNPVRDISYTCKSSLDNINIHEHSDKHICNHSPSHDDDEEALIPIKRSNETPETRQRRLSGKRVRGILMDLLKGCGDCRNNSTVSLSKSGFRKGTPSMTNGPPQIKISSPTFGPTCSTSTQCNDRCCHAYARRIESQLEEFRLEMERVRSRSDAILDMLNMLHSVDMN